The following coding sequences are from one Virgibacillus necropolis window:
- a CDS encoding DEAD/DEAH box helicase, with amino-acid sequence MSEINFEEYNLSNEIGRALGVLKYDTPTEVQREVIPKAMENQDLVVQSQTGSGKTAAFGIPICEMMEWEEKKPQTLILTPTRELAVQVREDITNIGRFKRIKAMAVYGKEPFAKQKEELKQKTHVVVGTPGRVMDHIERDTLVLDQIKYLIIDEADEMLNMGFISEVEAIIKKLPSDRMTMVFSATLPKDVESLCHKYMKDPSNIEIATTGVTTGTIDHRVIEVKDEEKVSLLKNVTVVENPDSCIIFCRTKEHVDTVFSELEAATYSCEKLHGGLEQEDRFAVMEGFKIGNFRYLVATDVAARGIDIDNVTLVINYDVPMEKESYVHRTGRTGRAGNKGKAITFATPHEGKFLKAIEKYIGFGLSTMDAPTRQEVVSGKAAFEEKLSGRRVVKNNKTARINKDITKLHFSGGKKKKIRAVDFVGTIAKIPGVTADDIGIINIQDNFSYVDILNGKGSLVIQAMEKTTIKGKKLKVSTAVK; translated from the coding sequence ATGAGTGAAATAAATTTTGAAGAATACAATTTAAGCAATGAAATAGGAAGGGCGCTTGGTGTGTTGAAATACGACACGCCTACAGAAGTTCAACGTGAAGTAATACCAAAAGCAATGGAAAATCAAGATCTTGTGGTACAGTCCCAAACAGGAAGTGGTAAGACAGCAGCCTTTGGTATTCCTATTTGTGAAATGATGGAATGGGAAGAAAAAAAGCCACAAACATTAATTCTTACACCAACCCGGGAGCTTGCTGTACAAGTTAGAGAAGATATAACGAATATTGGAAGGTTTAAACGGATTAAAGCTATGGCGGTTTATGGAAAAGAACCATTTGCGAAACAGAAGGAAGAATTGAAACAAAAAACGCATGTAGTTGTTGGTACACCTGGACGTGTGATGGACCATATCGAAAGGGATACTTTAGTTTTAGACCAAATAAAGTACTTAATTATCGATGAAGCTGATGAAATGCTTAATATGGGGTTTATTAGTGAAGTTGAAGCGATTATAAAAAAACTTCCTTCAGATAGGATGACAATGGTATTTTCTGCTACATTGCCGAAAGATGTAGAAAGTCTTTGTCATAAGTATATGAAAGATCCTAGTAATATCGAAATTGCTACTACAGGAGTAACAACAGGTACGATTGACCATCGTGTAATCGAAGTGAAAGACGAAGAAAAAGTTTCTTTGCTTAAAAACGTAACAGTCGTTGAAAACCCAGATAGTTGTATTATTTTTTGCAGGACTAAAGAACATGTTGATACAGTGTTTTCTGAATTGGAGGCAGCTACATATTCCTGTGAAAAACTCCATGGTGGGTTAGAACAAGAGGATCGATTTGCAGTCATGGAGGGATTCAAAATTGGCAATTTCCGTTATCTAGTGGCAACCGATGTGGCTGCCAGAGGAATTGATATTGATAATGTGACACTTGTGATTAACTATGATGTTCCAATGGAAAAAGAGTCCTATGTTCACCGGACTGGAAGAACAGGGCGTGCTGGTAATAAAGGAAAAGCGATTACCTTTGCGACACCTCATGAAGGAAAATTCCTTAAAGCAATTGAAAAATACATTGGCTTTGGGTTATCTACTATGGATGCTCCAACGCGACAAGAAGTTGTTAGCGGAAAAGCCGCTTTTGAAGAAAAACTCAGTGGGCGCCGAGTCGTTAAAAATAATAAAACTGCGCGAATAAATAAAGATATTACGAAACTCCATTTTAGTGGTGGGAAAAAGAAGAAGATCCGAGCTGTAGATTTTGTTGGAACCATTGCTAAAATTCCAGGGGTAACAGCAGACGATATTGGAATTATAAACATCCAAGACAATTTTTCCTATGTTGATATCCTTAATGGAAAAGGCTCATTAGTTATTCAAGCCATGGAAAAAACAACAATCAAAGGAAAGAAGTTGAAAGTTAGCACGGCAGTTAAGTAA